The window ggtttttctgtCTACAtaggaacaaaatattttttttctttactaagTTTTGAGAAACAGCTGACTCATCCTTACTGAATGTTCCCGAAACTTATGCCTGAGGTAAGCAATAGGCATAAATTTATTCCTCATTACTTATATTGGCAAAGGTGGAAGAAGCAGAATACAAAATATTGTTATTGAACAACCTTAATAACTTTCAAAATAGGCTTTTGCTACTTGAACCATAAgttactgaattaaaaaaaaaaaaaagaaattggtaTGACATTTAAAGCTAGGCAGGCTGAGAAAATTCTTTGCTTGAAAACGTGTGACATTTTCTGATTGTAAAGAAAAGCATGTTGTAACTGCTTCCCACTAGACAAGAAACAACATTTTAGAATgaggctttttctttcttctactGGGAATTCTATCTGTGTTGGTTTGGAAACAGGTAGGGGATGCCATTGCCAAGTCATACTCCACGGAGgaacatttctaatttttttttaatgatcaGAAATTGCATTAGTTTGTCCAAGACTCAAGAATAgttgcattatttttaaagataaaaaatactgtatctACAGTATATATATTGACACATGAATGCAGAATTTCATGTTTACATAAAACCAATGTTAAGTTTACCTCACCTTAGAACTAGATTTTACCATTAATTGAATGAAACCGTAAGGATTAATTCCCTGTTTTTCAAAAGGCATAGGATATGATGCAGAGTACAAATGGTAAATGTTAACGCGCTGTACCTCTGTATCCCTCTTTTGACAGCAACGAGTGCAAAGGTAACTGCACAAGTAATCTGTGGCAAGGAGCACTGGGAGACAGCTGAAAGACAGTGACAATGTCTTTAAATTGGTGGACACTTCTTACTCGACTTGGAGTTTTTAAAGTGAACTGCAAAGGACTCGCATGCCTCTTGGTCTTCACCGTGAGTGTTTGTGGCAGTGCCCCGGGGATGTGTCCAGCAGCCTGCATCTGTGCCAGTGATATCGTGAGCTGCACAAATAAGAACCTCACTCGAGTGCCAGGAAATCTTTATAAATCTATGAAAAGGCTGGATCTGAGTTATAACAGAATCGGGATTTTGGAGCCTGAATGGGTCCCAGTGCTGTCTGAGAAACTGAACACTTTAATAGTCAATCATAATAGCATTAGCAGCATTAGTGCTGGAAGCTTTTCCACAACTCCAAATCTGATGTATCTAGACTTGTCATCCAACAGCCTGAAAACATTGAGCAGCCCTGTGTTTCAGGAGCTAAAGGCACTGGAGGTTCTCCTGCTGTACAACAATCAAATAAACCAGATCGAGTCTTTAGCCTTTGGAGGATTGTACAAATTACAGAAACTGTACCTAAGCTACAACTTGGTCTCGCATTTCCCACTGGACTTATATGTTGGAAAACATAAACTGACAGACCTTGTGTTGCTGGACATTTCCTTTAATCACATCCAGACAATGCCTGTTCAGCGCCTGAGTTCAGTGCCAGCCAGACAACTGAGTGGAATTTATCTTCATGGCAACCCATTCTATTGTGACTGTGTCCTGTACTCCATGCTAATCTTCTGGTATCAAAGGCATTTCAGCTCAGTGGTGGACTTCAAAAATGAGTACAGCTGTTTGTTGCAGTCAGACCCAAGAGGTCATAATCAACTGCCTTTGCTGCATGACAACATTATGAATTGCTCTGAAAGTACTGTCAACAGCTCTTTCCAAGCCTTTGGGTTTATTCACGATGCCCAGGTTGGTGACAGGCTGATTGTACACTGTGACAGCAGAATCGGCGATATGGGCACACAGTTTGTTTGGGTTAGTCCAGACAATAGATTGCTGGAGCCAGACAGGGAGACTGATAACTTCAAGGTGTTCCCTAATGGCAGCCTGGAGATAACAGATGCCCAGCTAGAGAACTCAGGGCTGTATTCCTGCATTGCAATAAATAAGAAAAGACTATTAAATGAAACCATAGAGGTCAGAATAAACGTTAGCAATTTCACAGTGAACAGGTCCCACGCTCATGAAGCATTTAATACAGCTTTTACCACCCTTGCTGCCTGTGTGGCCAGTATTATTTTAGTGCTGCTGTATCTCTATCTGACCCCCTGCCCATGTCAATGTAAGgcaaaaaagaagaagaggaagctgAACCAAAGTAGTGCCCACCCATCCATACTGAATTCCACACTGCCGCAAGAGCTGCCAGCTGATGAGAAGAAAGCTAGCACTGGTAAACGGGTGGTTTTCCTGGAACCCGTGCACGAACCAAAACAGAGTCAGAATGGGAAAGTAAAACTGTTTCCTAATGACAGTGTCATTACAGAGAGTATCTTAAAAACTACTCGAACAAAATCCGACTCTGACTCTGTCAACTCTGTGTTCTCAGATACACCTTTCATGCCGCCAGCTTAGTTTGCTGCCTGTGTTTGTATCGTGCAGTTCCATTTCTTAATACCTCCTTTGCCTGTAGCAATCCATCAggacaaacaaataaaagagataaaatgttttaaaaaaaggtatGTTTTGTCAGTCCTTGATCTGCGTCTCCTCTCTGTAGAGGCCGTGCAACAGTAATACCTTGTTTGGGAAAAGCGAACGGCTTGTCATTATTGTGAATAAATTTAATGCAAGCTTGGTTTTACTCTGGTCCATACACAGCAATTTATTGTGCTTGTTTAGAGACACTTTCAGTCCATAGAGCTGACTCTgcagaggcagggctgaccCCTATGCAACACTCAGTCATGCTGATAACTCAGCTTTTCTGAAGTGTGCACAAAAACAGCTTATAGCTAAGGAGAAAAATGTCCAGACTTTCTGCAATTCCTTTCACAGGCTCATCCAGTCTTTACATAAAATCACAATGGGAAAAAAGTCATGATTTTTCTTGGACTGCTTGGCACAAAAGGGTTAAATTTGCCACCAAAATGCCTAGCAGCACTGGCTAAATTTTTGTGGCCTTCAACTGATAATGTATTTGCTTGAAAACATTAAATGAGGGGCATTGTAATGATTTTATTCAAAATATAGTCACAAGATTACATGTTTAAATATGGTTGCATTTGTTCATAAATGTTTCATGTAATGAAACAGGTAAAAGTTAACATGCTACTTTTGCTGTTGCCTCAGTCAAAAAATGGAAGTTGTCAGATATATGAGGACTTACACAAGTCAGCAGTAACTAATTAAGCTGATAACTGGATTGGTTATAACCATTTGTCTTTACCTCCCCTGCTCACTGTATGCTTGGCATCATGTGTGGTAAACAAATCTGCCACCACCACCAGGGCTCCTTCTTCATTTTAGGGGTGAGAGACTTCTCTTCAAAGATAATTGTgaaattgggaaaatattttaattttttttttcagtggcaCGTGGTTTCTGTAGCCTTAGTAAATTTGCTTCCTAAATCTTTTTTCCTAAAAGAGGAAATGCAGTATTTGGATAAACTCATGAGAATATAAAAGATTTTAGACACTATAAAttcagaaaacacagattttacCTAGACTTGGCCCTTGTCATGTATGTACTGCTTTCTTTCTTGAATGTATCATAAAGTTTATGGGTGGTAAAACTGATCTGGACTGGTTATGCAATATAGGTTGCATGAAGTGTGTGTTGTAACGAGCATTCTGTTCTATTAGCTTTTTCGTTTTCTGTTAAATgtgccttctttttcttttttatgcttGCTTACCTTGGGCCTGGGCTGGACTTTTCCAGTCTTCCTCACATTGATAAGTAGCAACTTCAAAGGAGTTTCTCAAGTAATTACAACTTACCAAATACAAGTAAATGGAGCATGTCTGTCTCATTCTATTTTGGGGGAATGTACTGAAAGGATAAAGGATAAACTCAATCAGAATCAAAGGGCTACATGGTATGGCAACTTTATTTTCGAGAAGCTTACGGTAACAGCCACTTGCcattttttgtgatttattttgagAGGCGTGTCAACATGCTAAAGCTGTTGATTCTGGCTGAGCCAGAGCTATTGATTTGCTATGGAGAAATCCTGATGTAGCTAATTGTTTGAAGACAAGCTATCTGACAAACAGATTAACTCAGAAAGCAGTGTATCTGTATTGTGTACAAAGTATGTGGAATTATAAAA is drawn from Poecile atricapillus isolate bPoeAtr1 chromosome W, bPoeAtr1.hap1, whole genome shotgun sequence and contains these coding sequences:
- the LOC131592430 gene encoding amphoterin-induced protein 2-like, which produces MSLNWWTLLTRLGVFKVNCKGLACLLVFTVSVCGSAPGMCPAACICASDIVSCTNKNLTRVPGNLYKSMKRLDLSYNRIGILEPEWVPVLSEKLNTLIVNHNSISSISAGSFSTTPNLMYLDLSSNSLKTLSSPVFQELKALEVLLLYNNQINQIESLAFGGLYKLQKLYLSYNLVSHFPLDLYVGKHKLTDLVLLDISFNHIQTMPVQRLSSVPARQLSGIYLHGNPFYCDCVLYSMLIFWYQRHFSSVVDFKNEYSCLLQSDPRGHNQLPLLHDNIMNCSESTVNSSFQAFGFIHDAQVGDRLIVHCDSRIGDMGTQFVWVSPDNRLLEPDRETDNFKVFPNGSLEITDAQLENSGLYSCIAINKKRLLNETIEVRINVSNFTVNRSHAHEAFNTAFTTLAACVASIILVLLYLYLTPCPCQCKAKKKKRKLNQSSAHPSILNSTLPQELPADEKKASTGKRVVFLEPVHEPKQSQNGKVKLFPNDSVITESILKTTRTKSDSDSVNSVFSDTPFMPPA